In the Labrys wisconsinensis genome, CGCGCCGCATGCGCAGGGGGAAGGCGATGTTGTCGCGGACGCTGAGATGCGGGAACAGGGCGTAGTTCTGGAACACCACGCCGATATCGCGGTGCTCGGGCGGGACACGGCTGATGTCGCGCCCGGCGAGCGCGATACGCCCCGCGGTCGGCAGGATGATGCCGGCGATCAGGCCGAGCAGCGTCGTCTTGCCCGAGCCGCTCGGTCCGAGCAGGGTGAGGAACTCGCCGCGCTGCACGTCGAGATCGACATGGTCGAGCGCGACCGCTCCTCGATAGGACTTGGCGAGGCCGCGCGCCGCGATGACCGGCTCGGCGGCCGCCGGGGCGGGCGGATCCTGCAGGCCCGCCAGGGGCAGGCGACCGGTCTCTACTGGAGCAGCCACTGGTTGAAACGCTCGTTCACGGCCGCGAAGTTCTCGGCCCACCATTGCGGATCGGTCTGCACCTGCCGGCCCCTGAGCTCAGGCGCGGTTGGCAGCTCGGTGCCGGCCGGGATGAACTGGAAGGCCCGGGTGTTGCTTGGGCCGTAGTCGATCAGCTTGGCGAGGTCGGCCTGCCGCTCGGGGGTGGAGACGAAGGCGAGGAACCGGAGCGCGGCCGGCCTGTTCCGGGAGCCGCGGGGGATGACCCAGGACTGCGAGGTCTGGATCGCCTGCTCCCAGTCCACCGCCACCGGCGCGCCGTCGCGCCGCGCCTTCTGGATGCGGGCATTGCCGGCAGCGGAATAGGCGACCTCGCCGTCGACGAGGAGCTGCTCGGCCTTGCCCGCCGTCTCCCACCAGACATGGACATGGGGCTTGATCCGGTCGAGGCTGCGGAAGGCGCGGTCGATGTCGATCGGATAGAGCTTCACCGGCTCGACGCCGTCGGCCAGCAGCGCGATCTCGAGCAGGTTGACCGGGTTCTTCGGCAGGGCACGCTCGCCGGGAAACCTCGCCACGTCCCAGAACTGGGCCCAGCCGCGGGCCTGCGCCTCGGGCTTCACCTGCTCGGTGTTGGTGTTCAGCGTCGTCGACCAGACGATGCTCGGCACGCTGTGATCGGTGACCAGGGCGGCGGGAAAGTCGGCCCCGGCAATGCCCGCCGCCGCATAGTCCACCGGCTCCAGCAGGCCGAGCCTGGTGCCGCGCAGCACGAAGTCCTGCCCGACATCGACCACGTCCCACTCGACATTGCCGCTCTCGACCATGGCCTGGAACTTGCCGATATCGGCCGGCGACTGCTCGATGATCCGGATGCCGGTCGCCTGGGCGAAGGGCTCGAAGAAGGCCTGGCGCTGGGCGGCTTGGTAGGAGCCGCCCTGGCCGACGACGACCAGGCTTTCCTCCGCCCGGGCGGACCGGGGGAGAGCGGCGATCCCGGCGGCGAGGATCGGCAGGGCGAGCGCTGTCCGCCGTGTGATCGTGGACATGATGGACGATGCCTTTCTGATGGGGGGAGGCTTCACCCGGCGAGCCGGGCGGCCGGATGCGGCGGACGGGTGAGGCCGAGATTCCGGCGCAGGGTGGTGCCGGCATAGTCGGCGTGGAACAGGCCACGGCGCCGGAGCTCGGGCACGAGGAGATCGAGCAGATCGGTCAGCCCCGCGCGGAAATAGGGAGGCATGAGGTTGAAGCCGTCGCAGGCCCCGTCGACGAACCAGTCCTCGATCAGGTCGGCGATATCGTCGGCCGTGCCGACGATCTGGCGATGCCCGCCGGCGCCCGAGGTTTCGTAGAGCTCGCGGATGGTGAGGCCCCGCGCCCGCGCGGCGTCGAGCTGGCCCTTGATGCTCTTGATGCCGTTGGTCTCCGGCAGGTCCGGGATCGGGCCGTCGAGCGCATGGGCCGACATGTCGCCGAACTTCGGCTCCAGCATCGCGTAGATGACCTTGGGATGGACGAGCTCGCGCAGCGTGCGGTGGCGGGCCCGCGCCTCCGCGGCGGTGCGGCCGATGATCGGCAGGATCCCCGGCAGGACCTTCACGGCCTCGGGATCCCGGCCCTCGGCCGCCGCGCGCGCCTTCAGCCCGGCCCGGAAGGCCTGCGCGGCCGCCTTGTCCTGCTGGGCGGTGTAGACGAGGTCGGCGGTGCGGGCCGCGAGCTGCTGGCCGGGCTCCGAGGCGCCGGCCTGGGCGATGACGGGATGGCCCTGCACCGGGCGGGCGACGTTGAGCGGCCCCTTCACCGAGAAGAACTCCCCACTGTGGTCGAGCACGTGCAGCTTGGCCGGATCGACATATTCGCCGCTGCGCTGGTCGCGGCGGAAGGCGTCGTCCTCCCAGCTGTCCCACAGGCCGGTGACGACCCGGACGAATTCCTGCGCGCGCCGGTAGCGCAGGTCGTGCCGGAGCGAGGCTTCGAGGTTGAAGTTCTTCGCCTCCGCCTCGCTCCAGGAGGTCACGACGTTCCAGCCGACCCGTCCGCCGCTGATATGGTCGATGGAGGCGTATTTGCGGGCGATCGCATAGGGTTCGTTGTAGGTGGTCGAGGCGGTCGCGACGAAGCCGATCCGCGTGGTCGCCGCCGCCAGGGCGGAGATCAGCGTGAGCGGCTCGAACTGGTCGATCTTGCCGATGTAGCGCAGCGCCTCCGGGTCGTCCGCCCCCTGCCGGACGGCGGCCCCGTCGGCGAAGAAGATAAAATGGATCTTCGCGGCTTCGGCCGTCAGCGCCAGGTCGCGCCAGAAGGCAAAATCCAGCGACGTATCCGCCGGAGCGCCGGGATAGCGCCAGCCGGCGGAGTGGGAGCCGTTGGCGGTGACGCTGAGGCCGAGGATGAGGCCGGTTCGCTTCGTGCTCATGCTGGTTCTCGAACGATGCTGCCGGGTCAGGCGGCGGTGATGCGCCGGTCCGCTCGATCGGCTTCGGCAACGGCGGCGCGCAGATGGGGGATGAGGTCGCGGCCATAGGCACGGGCATCGGCGGCGATGTCCCAGCCCCTGAGGTAGAAGGCGCGGGCTCCGGCCCGGTAATAGTCGAGATAGCCGCCCACCACCTGCTCGCGGGTGCCGACCAGCGTGGCCGTCGAGCCGCCGCGCCCGACCAGGCGCGTGAAGCCGAGCCAGAGCCGCCCGTCATGGACATCGGCGCTGCGGGCGATGTCGTCGAGCTTGCGCGCCCCGACCGAGTCGGCCTTGGCGGCGGCCTGCAGCAGCGCGGCCGGGGCGCGGCGCGCGGCCTCCAGCTCCGCCGCCGCGGCGTCGTAGATGGCCTGCGTCCGCGCCCAGGCTGCCGCTTCCGTCTCGCCGACGACCGCACGCAGCGAGACGCTGATCGCCGGCTCGCGGCCGCGGGCCCGGCCGAGCGCCAGGATTTCCCGGATGGCGTCGCGGGTCTGCGCCAGCGGCTCGCCCCAGATCATGTAGGTGTCGACCCGGCCGGGGCCCGCCGCCATCGCTCCGGCGGAGGAGCCGGCGAAGCTGAGCACCGGCGTCGCCAGCGGACGCACGCTGCTGTAGCCCTGCCGCACGCGGTAGTAGGGGCCGTCATGATCGAACGGCGCCGGGGCCGCGAAAGCCTGGCGCAGCACGTCGATATAGTCCGCGGTCCGCCGGTAGCGCTCGTCGTCCGGCAGGGTGTCGCCGTCCCGCTGCAGCTCGCCGCCCGCCGCGCCGGTGATGATGTGCAGGCCGACCCGGCCGCCGCCGCTGAGCCGGTCGAGGGTGATGGCCTGCCGGGCCGCGACGGTCGGCTGCACGAAGCCGGGACGATGGGCGACCAGGACCTTCAGACGGCGGGTGACCCGCAGCACATGCGCGGCGATCAGCAGCGCGTCCGGCCCCCAGGAGCCCTGCCCCACCAGCACCCGGTCGAAGCCCGCCTCCTCATGCGAGAGCGCCGCCTCCTCGACATAGGCCAGGTCGAAGTCGTCGGACCACCACAGGCCGGTGGTCTCGGTCCGCCGCGTATGGGGGACATAGCCGATGATCTCGACGGGCATGAGGGCGTCTCGATGGGCATGAGCACAGGCGATTTCATAATATGAAATCGCATTTCAGATATAATTGACACTAAAACTATAGACTTAAAGATGTCAAGCCGTCGGTGGGGTCGAAGATGCGCGCGGGGCGGTCAGGCGCCGATATGGCCGAGGCCGCGCGAGATGTTGCGCGCCGCCGCGACCACCTGCGGCGCGGCCGTCTCGATGAAGCCCGGCGTCATCCGCACCGACGGCGCCCAGATGCCGACGCCGAGCGTCACGATGCCGGTGCGGTCACGGATCGGCGCGGCGATGCCGATCATCTCGCCGGCGAACTCGCCGCGGCCGATGGAATAGCCGCGTTCGCGGGTCTGCCGCAGGTCCTCGCGCAGCAGGCCGGCATCGGTGATGGTGTGCGCCGTCACCGCCGCCAGCGGCCCGGCCAGCACGAGCGCCTCGAACTCGCGATTATGGGCGAGGATGGCCTTGCCCATGGCCGAGGAATGCGACGGGGCGCGGCTGCCGAGCATGGTGACGATGCGCACCGGCTGCGAGCTGTCGACGCGGTCGACATAGACGACCGTGCGCGGGTCTTCCGGCGGCACCATGCCGAGATGGGCGGTTTCCCCGCAGGCTTCCACCAGCTCGCGCAGCGAGGGTCGGGCGCTTTCCGCCACCTCGCCGAGGTTCACGGCGGCGCAGCCGATCTCCCACATCCTGATGCCGAGGCGGTAGCGCTTCGTCGCCGGATCCTGCGTGACCCAGCCGAGCTCCCGGAACGAGGCCAGGAAGTGATGCACGGTCGGCTGGGGCATGCCGAGAGCCCGGCTGAGCTCGAGGATGCTCCAGTCGCGCCGCTCGCCGGCGAAGGCCTCGATGACGGCCGCTGCTTTCCTGACCGATGTGAGCACTCGGCAGATCTCCCGGAGGACGCTGTCGCCGCGCGCCGGTCGCGGCCGACAGCTTCTCGCCCGATCGCGCCGAAACGGCAAGCGCGCGGTCGCGCCCGCCCTCCCCGGCCGTCCCCGCGCCTCAGGCGGCGACGAAGCCCGAGCCGTCCACCTTGCGCCGCTCGATCTCGGCGAAGTCCCAGGCGATGCCGAGGCCGGGCTCCTCGCTCGGCACGGCGCGTCCCGCCTCGATGCGCATGCCTGACGTGGTGATCGCGTCGAGCTGGGGGATGTATTCCACCCAGCGGGCGTTCGGCACCGCGGCGCAGAGCGAGACGTGCAGCTCCATCAGGAAATGCGGACAGACCGCGACGTTGAAGCATTCGGCCATGTGCGCCGCCTTCAGCCAGGGCGTGATGCCGCCGATGCGCCCGACGTCGACCTGCACCAGCGAGCAGGCGCGGCGCTGCAGGTATTCGCGGAAATGCGAGATGCTGTAGAGGCTCTCGCCGACCGCGATCGGCAGGCTCGTCGCCTCGGACAGCCTGACATGCCCGTCGATGTCGTCGGCCGGCAGCGGCTCCTCCAGCCAGCCGATGTCGAGCGCCTCGTAATGGCGGGCGCGGCGGATCGCCTGGTCGACGGCGAAGGCCTGGTTGGCGTCGGTGAAGATCTCGAAGCCGGGGCCGACGGCATCGCGCACCGCGGCGATGCGGGCGACATCCTCGTGCACCGGCCGGCCGACCTTGAGCTTGGCGCCGCCGAAGCCCTCCGCCTTGGCGCGCAGGGCATCCTCGACCAGCGCCTCGGTGGGCAGGTGCAGCCAGCCCCCCTCGGTGGTGTAGAGCGGCACCGAGGCCTGCGCCCCGCCGGCGAGACGATGCAGCGGCAGGCCGGCCCGGCGGCAGCGCAGGTCCCAGAGCGCGGTGTCGATCGCCGCCATGGCGATGGCGGTGATCGCGCCCACCGTGGTGGCGTGGGTGAGGAACAGGAGGTCGCGCCAGATG is a window encoding:
- a CDS encoding LLM class flavin-dependent oxidoreductase, with the protein product MPVEIIGYVPHTRRTETTGLWWSDDFDLAYVEEAALSHEEAGFDRVLVGQGSWGPDALLIAAHVLRVTRRLKVLVAHRPGFVQPTVAARQAITLDRLSGGGRVGLHIITGAAGGELQRDGDTLPDDERYRRTADYIDVLRQAFAAPAPFDHDGPYYRVRQGYSSVRPLATPVLSFAGSSAGAMAAGPGRVDTYMIWGEPLAQTRDAIREILALGRARGREPAISVSLRAVVGETEAAAWARTQAIYDAAAAELEAARRAPAALLQAAAKADSVGARKLDDIARSADVHDGRLWLGFTRLVGRGGSTATLVGTREQVVGGYLDYYRAGARAFYLRGWDIAADARAYGRDLIPHLRAAVAEADRADRRITAA
- a CDS encoding IclR family transcriptional regulator yields the protein MLTSVRKAAAVIEAFAGERRDWSILELSRALGMPQPTVHHFLASFRELGWVTQDPATKRYRLGIRMWEIGCAAVNLGEVAESARPSLRELVEACGETAHLGMVPPEDPRTVVYVDRVDSSQPVRIVTMLGSRAPSHSSAMGKAILAHNREFEALVLAGPLAAVTAHTITDAGLLREDLRQTRERGYSIGRGEFAGEMIGIAAPIRDRTGIVTLGVGIWAPSVRMTPGFIETAAPQVVAAARNISRGLGHIGA
- a CDS encoding LLM class flavin-dependent oxidoreductase, with amino-acid sequence MSTKRTGLILGLSVTANGSHSAGWRYPGAPADTSLDFAFWRDLALTAEAAKIHFIFFADGAAVRQGADDPEALRYIGKIDQFEPLTLISALAAATTRIGFVATASTTYNEPYAIARKYASIDHISGGRVGWNVVTSWSEAEAKNFNLEASLRHDLRYRRAQEFVRVVTGLWDSWEDDAFRRDQRSGEYVDPAKLHVLDHSGEFFSVKGPLNVARPVQGHPVIAQAGASEPGQQLAARTADLVYTAQQDKAAAQAFRAGLKARAAAEGRDPEAVKVLPGILPIIGRTAAEARARHRTLRELVHPKVIYAMLEPKFGDMSAHALDGPIPDLPETNGIKSIKGQLDAARARGLTIRELYETSGAGGHRQIVGTADDIADLIEDWFVDGACDGFNLMPPYFRAGLTDLLDLLVPELRRRGLFHADYAGTTLRRNLGLTRPPHPAARLAG
- a CDS encoding mandelate racemase/muconate lactonizing enzyme family protein: MARIARVEFLMIDLKPKVKRVDAIQSFVSQETPIVRITDADGAVGTGYSYTIGTGGPSVMQLIQRTLAPAILNREAEEIERIWRDLLFLTHATTVGAITAIAMAAIDTALWDLRCRRAGLPLHRLAGGAQASVPLYTTEGGWLHLPTEALVEDALRAKAEGFGGAKLKVGRPVHEDVARIAAVRDAVGPGFEIFTDANQAFAVDQAIRRARHYEALDIGWLEEPLPADDIDGHVRLSEATSLPIAVGESLYSISHFREYLQRRACSLVQVDVGRIGGITPWLKAAHMAECFNVAVCPHFLMELHVSLCAAVPNARWVEYIPQLDAITTSGMRIEAGRAVPSEEPGLGIAWDFAEIERRKVDGSGFVAA
- a CDS encoding ABC transporter substrate-binding protein translates to MSTITRRTALALPILAAGIAALPRSARAEESLVVVGQGGSYQAAQRQAFFEPFAQATGIRIIEQSPADIGKFQAMVESGNVEWDVVDVGQDFVLRGTRLGLLEPVDYAAAGIAGADFPAALVTDHSVPSIVWSTTLNTNTEQVKPEAQARGWAQFWDVARFPGERALPKNPVNLLEIALLADGVEPVKLYPIDIDRAFRSLDRIKPHVHVWWETAGKAEQLLVDGEVAYSAAGNARIQKARRDGAPVAVDWEQAIQTSQSWVIPRGSRNRPAALRFLAFVSTPERQADLAKLIDYGPSNTRAFQFIPAGTELPTAPELRGRQVQTDPQWWAENFAAVNERFNQWLLQ